A region of the Mesoterricola sediminis genome:
TGGCGGTGAACAGGATCTTCGTGCCGCCGCCGCCCTTGGCGCCGGCCTTGTGGATCTCGGCCGCGGCCACGCTCTCGGGGTAGGGCAGCTCGGCGTCCTCCACCATCACGCGGCGGAGGAGGGCGACGAACATGATGCCCAGGGTGCCGCCCACGAACATGATGGCCGTGGAGGTGAGGTAGTTGGCGGCCGAGAAGAACTTCGGCCAGATGCCGGAGATGACGAAGGCCGGGATCGTGAAGATGGCGCCGGCGGCGACGGACTCGCCGATGCTGCCGACGGTCCGGCCCATGTTCTCCTCGAGGATCGTGCCCTTCATGAGCTTGATGAGGGCCATGGAGATCACGGCGGCCGGGTACGTGGCGGCGATCGTCATGCCGGCCTTGAGGCCCAGGTACGCGTTCGCGGCCCCGAGGACGACGGCCAGGACGAGGCCGATGAGGACGGCCCTGAGGGAGAATTCCCTCAGGTTCTGGTCCGATGAGACATACGGTTGCATTCCTTCCCCCCTGAATGAGGCATTTGTTGGACCGGTTCGGCCCGGCCTACCATTGGACGTTGTCTTGATTCTGCCTTGTTACGGCCGTGCGTCCTATGGTTTCCTTCAAGCTGGGTGCGTCCGCATGGAAAAAGAGAATTTGATCACTAGCCGGGCGAATCCCAGATACCGGGACCTCCGCGACCGGATCTCCCAGGGGGGTGCCCGCCGGTCCCACACCCTGCTGCTGGGCGCCAAGCTCATCGAGGCCTGGGCGGCGGCCCCCCACGCCTCCCGGCTCGAACCGGAACTGTGGCTGCGCCTGGAGGGGGCCGCGCCCCACCCCCTGGAGGCGGGGCTCGGCCTGCCCGCCCTCGTCCTCGGCGAGACCCTGATGCGGGACCTGGCGGACGCGGGGAGCCCCCCGGACCAGGCCCTCCTGGCCCGCCTCCGGCCGGACCCCGAGGGGCCCCTTCCCGACCGGGTCATCGTCCCCTGGGGGATCCAGGACCCCGGCAACCTGGGGGCCATCCTGCGCAGCGCCGCCGCCTTCGGCTTCGGGGAGGCCCTCCTGGGCCCCGGCTGCGCCGACCCCTTCGCCCCCCGGGCCCTGCGCGGCTCCATGGGGGCCGCCTTCCTCATGCCCCTCCGCCGCGTCCCGCGGCTGGAGCCCGACGGCGCGGCCTGGCTCGCCCTGGACGGCGGCGAGGGCGCCCTGCCCCTGGCCGAAGCCCCCCTGGAGGGCCCCCTGCGGCTCCTCGTGGGCAACGAGGGGCACGGCTTCCGGGGCGCGGACCTGCCCCCGGGCCTCATCCGGGTGGCCATCCCCACCCGGGGGGTGGAGAGCCTGAACGCCGCCGTCGCCGCGGGCATCGCCTGCCACGAGACGGCCCGCCGCCGGGGGTTCCGGCCGTGAGGGGCCTCCGCGACGCGGCCCTGGTGGCCCTGGCCTACCTGCTGGCGAACCGCTTTCCCGCGCCCTCCGGATGGGGCTACGCCGAGGCCGCGGGCGCCTTCCTCCTGCCCGCGGCGGCCTTCGCGGCCCTGGGCCGGGGCCGCCGGGCGGGATGGATCTTCCTGGGGTTCCTGGCCGGCACCGCCGGGGGGTTCCACTGGGTGCCCGAGGTGATGCGCAGCAAGGGGGGCCTGCCCTGGGCCGGGGCCCTGGGCGCCGGGTTCCTCTTCTGGGGCTACGAGGCCGCGGGGCTCCTGGCGGTCACCCTCCTGGGGCGGCTCGCCCTGCGCCGGGGCCCCGCCGCCGGCGCCCTCGCGGCGGCCGCCGGCATCGTCCTGTGGCAGGCCTTCGCGTTCCACATCTACGATTTCAGCTTCGGGGCCTCCCTGGGCGGAGTGCCCTGGATGGCCCGGGGCGCCGCCTTCCTGGGCACCCACGGGCTGGCCGCCCTCCTCTGGGGCCTGGGCGCCTGGAGCGGGTTCCAGGCCGCCGCGGGCGCCCCCTGGCGGCGGCGCCTCACGGCCCCCTGCCTCCTCCTGGCCCTCCTGGCCGGGCTCGGCGGGGCGTGGCGCCTGCTGCCCCGCGGCCCGGAGCACCGCCTCGACGTGGTGATGGTGCAGCCGGGGTATCCCCCCGGCGTCCGGCTCCCCCTCATGGAGGCGGACATGTGGCGCCGCACCGACGCGGCCCTCCGCGCCGCGTCCCTGCCCCGTCCGGAGCGGGCCACCCTGGTGCTCTGGCCCGAGAGCGCCGTCCTCGGCCGCGACGACCGGCTGGCCTCCGACCGCCTCCGGGAGGAGGCCCGCCGGCGCGGAGTGGCCTGGCTCTACGGCACCGAGGGCGGCCCCTTCAACCTGGTGCGGGGCGAGGCCGCGGGCCGGCCCGCCTTCGTCCAGGCCAAGGTCCTCCCCATGCCCTTCGGCGAGCGCATGCCCGGGCCCGCCCCCGTGCGGGCCTGGCTCGACGCCCAGCTGGGATTCTATTCCGCCGAACCCGGCGACCTGGGCCCCGGCTCCAGCTTCGCCTTCCCCGCCCCCGGCGGCCTCCTGAAGGCCCACCCCCTCATCTGCAGCGAGGCCCTGGTGGAGACCCGCGTGGCCCGCGGCCTGGCCCTGGCCGGCGGCGATCTCCTCACCAACCACACCAACGACGGCTGGTTCGACCGGAGCCCCGCCACCGACCTCCACGCGGCCCAGGTCCGCCTGCGGGCGGTGGAGACCGGCCTCCCCCTCCTCCGGGCCACCCTGACCGGCAAGTCGGGCCTTTTCCGGGCCGACGGGAGCTGGGAGCTCTGGGGCGGCCCCATGACCGAAGCCGCCTACGCCTTCCCCCTGGCGTGGCGCCCTGTGGCCACCCCGGCCCGGGCGCCCTGGCTCGTCCCGGCCCTCCTCGCCCTCCTCGGCGCCGCCCTGGCCGCGGCCCTGGTCCTCCCGGCGCGCGGACCCGCCCGCTGATGGCAGAATGGCAGCATGGACACCCCGGTCTGGTACCAAGCCCCCCTCTTCCGCACCCTGGCGGCCCCCCAGCGTGAGCGCCTCGCGCGCATCGTGACCACCCGGACCCTCGAACCCGAGGCCATGCTGTTCATGGAGCAGGATCCCTGCACCGGCTTCTACGTCCTCGTCGAGGGGGCGATCCAGCTCACCCGGAGCAGTTCCGTTCCCGGGGCCCACCCCACCCTGGCCGTGGTCACCCCCGTCAACAGCTTCGCCGAGGCTGCGCTCTTCGGAGGCGAGGCCTTCCCGGCCACGGCCACGGCCGTGAAGCCCTCCCGGGTCGTCCACTTCCCCAAGGCGGCCTTCCTCGGCGCCATGCGGGAGGACCCGGACCTGGCCCTGGCCATCATCCACGCCCAGACCCTCTGGCTCCGGCGCCTGATCCAGAAGGTGGAGCAGCTGACGGCCTCCGACAGCTCGGACCGCCTCCGGTCCTGGGTGGAGGAATATGTGCCCCGGGGGGGGAGCTTCGTGCTTCCCGTCACAAAGAAGACGCTGGCCGCCCAGCTCGGGATGACCCCCGAGACCCTGTCCCGGGGACTGCGATCCATGCAGGACGAGGGTCTGCTGGAAGTCAAGGGCCGGGTGCTGCGCCGGGGCCGGTCCTAGGCCCCCTGCATTTTTTTTAATTGAATTTTAATCCGACAAACCTATCCTGAATTAGACCTTGGATTCGATATGCTTTTCTCGACTGCCACCGGATACGCACTCAGGGCCCTGGCGGCCATGCCAGAGGATGGCACGTACAGCCTCGCCAAGGACCTGGCCTCGCACCTCAGCCTGCCTGGCCCCTACCTGGCCAAGATCCTCCAGTCCCTGGCCCAGGAGGGCATCCTCCATTCGGTGCGCGGGCCCCGGGGCGGCTTCCGCCTGGCCAGGCCGGCCCACCGCATCACCGTGGGCGAGGTCGTCGAGGCCCTCGAGGGCATCGAGACGATGTCGGGCTGCGTGATGGGCTTCGCCCAGTGCGACAACCACGACAACCCCTGCCCCCTCCACAAGGCCTGGAACGAGGTCAAGGCGCACATGGACGCGTCCATGACCCACGTGACCATCCGGGACCTGCAGATCCTGGACCTGCAGCACCACCGGGAGCACCGGGAACTGGCGACGGTCCGCCGCTAACACGGGCCGCCAGAAGTCCTTCCTCGGAAGCCTGTTCGACGCCGTGCGTCGAGCAGGCTTCCGAGGCAAAGCGAGGCAGGTTCGCCTTCAAGCCTTGGCCGGGACAGGCCGGATGGCCGCCAGGGCCTTCCGGGCCTCCGCCCCGGGGGCGGGCCGGCTACTTCTTCGGGGCGGGCTTGGCGGGGGCCTTCAGGTCCTGGCCGCAGACGATGAGGCCGCGGACGGCGTCGTAGTCCTTCCGCTGGAAGCCGCTGCGGGTGATGAGTTCCGCATTGGTCTTGTAGGGGCGGTCGCGGAGGATGCGGTCGACCAGGGTGGGGGTCATGCCCTTCACCTTCAGGATCTGCTCCCGGCTCGCCTTGTTGATGTCCACCCGCTTCTCGTAGGGGATCTTCTTGGGCGCCTTGCGGGGCTTCGCCTGCTTGGTGGTTTTCTTGTGCACCGGCGCCCGGGGAGCCTCCTCCTCCTGGGCGATGGCGGGCGCGGCGGCGAAGAGGGCGAGGGTGGCGGCGAGGAGGAGCTGGGGGAATCGGGTCATGCGGGATCTCCGTCACGATGGTGCCTGAAAAAGATAACCCGGATGCGGGGCACCCGGGTCATCCCTGTTCGTGGATCAACGCGCCGGGGCGGGCAGGGCCCGCCCCGGCCTGGACATCACTTGAAGGTCATGTGGACCGTGCGGACGTCGGCGGTCTTGCCGGAGGCGTGGCACAGGGCGCACTGCTCGACCTTCAGGAGCGCGGTGGCGCGGGCTTCGTAGAAGGCGCCGCCGTTCGTCTTGTAGTGGGCGATGGCGACGGGGGTGTCGTGGCAGCCGGCGCAGGCGGCGACCATCGGGGAGTTCACCAGCGTGGTGCTGGCGGCATCCGTGTAGTTGGTCGTGGCGGCGGTGGCCAGGTTCGTGGAGTAGCCGCTGCCGTAGGCGGTGTTGGCGGCCACGAAGGGGCTGTAGTAGGTGCCGGGGACGGTCTCGGTGCCGGTCACGATCGCGTTGATCGTGGCAGGGGTCGTGCCGGTGGCCACGGTGCTCCACAGCAGGTTGGGCAGGGCGTTGGCGCTGGCGGTGTTCTGGAAGTCATAGGACCCCGGAACGTGGCAGGCTTCGCAGTTGTTCAGGATGGCGGGGTACTCGACCTGCCAGTAGTAGTCGCCGGCGGAGACTTCCCAGCTGAACTTGTTGACCCGCTTGCCGGCGCCGTGGATGGCGTGGATGGCGTCCTTGATGTTCACGGACCAGCCGCTGTTGACGCGGTTCACGTTGTGGCAGAACACGCAGGTGGGGGCGTCGTTGCGCTGGCCGGCGTGGTAGACCTTCTCGGTGAACACGCCCAGGGCGGCGTGGCACTCGTTGCACTTGGCGTTGCTGACGATGGCACGGCGAGCGGCCACCTGGGTGGACAGCAGGGTGCTGGAGGTGGCGCCCATCTTGTAGACGTTGGGCGCGGGGACGGACAGGCCGCCCTGCCGCTTGCCCTCGACGTTGTAGGCGTAGCCGGCAACGTTGGTCTGGGTCAGGGGCTGGGTGGAGGTGAGGCCGTAGGTGTAGCCGATGCCGCCGGTGACCATGGTGGCGGTGGTGGGGATCTTCACCCCGGTCATGGTGAGGGTGTAGTAGCCGTTGGTGTCGGGGCCGGTGAGGGTGCCCGCGGCGGTGCCGGTGGCGGTGCCGTTCCAGACGTTCTTGAAGTAGGTGCTGGCGGTGGCGTTGTAGTCGGCGGGGGTGGCGATGCCGTCCTGCGGCAGGGCCATGGCGACGTAGAAGCTGGGGCCGCCCACGAAGTTGTCCCAGAACTCGGTCTTGCCGGTGGCGCTGTAGGTGTTGAAGTCAGCGCGCTGGCCGTCCTGGAGGAAGCGGAACACGAACACCGGCTGGCTGCTGGCGTTCAGGGTGAAGCTCTTCAGGTCCCAGGTGGGCTTGATGGCGCCGGCGGGCAGGTTGCTGGTGATGCCGGCCACGTAGGACGCGTTGGTGTTGGCGTTGGTGCCGCCCAGCCAGGTGTTGTTGGGGTTGGGGGGAACGACGGCCACGTGGTAGACGGTGGCGATGTCGCTGGCGCTGTGGCACTGGGAGCAGTACTTGTCGTCGGAGGCGGAGCCGCCGGGGTGGTTCGTGCCGAGGACCCAGTCGATGCTGTCGTGGCAGGCGCCGCAGGCGTTACGGCCGGGGTTGGTCTTCCAGCGGTCGCCCTGGGCGGACTTGGAGCCGTCGTGGCACTGCACGCAGTTCCGGTGGTCCATCGGGTAGGTGGTCTCGTTGAAGGCGATGCCGGCGTAGTTGTAGCCGGTCTTGCTCAGGATCTCGCCGGCGTGCAGCCGGTGGATGAACTGGGGCATGTTGCCCACGGCCTGGTTCGCGATCTTGTTGGTGCTGCCGGTGTAGCCGCCGGTGGTGGTGGTCGCCTCGGCGTTCCCGTACTTCCGCTGGTCGGTGTGGCAGATCGAGCAGTAGTTGGGATCCCAGCGGCTGCCGCCATGGAAGGTGCTCAGGCGGGTGTGGCAGTCGTTGCAGGCCTGGGTGGTGGTGATGGTGCGGCCCGCGTCGGTCGCCGTGATGGCGGCGCCGGTCTTGGGGATGAAGTCGTAGGTGGCGTTGACGGGAACCTTGAGGTTCACGGCGCTCTGGGCGGACGTGGAGCCGTCGGCGGTGTTGCTGCCGGTGCCGCGGAAGGCGCCCGCGATCTGCAGGGAGACGCGGTGGGTCAGGGTGTCGACGTAGGTCACGTCGCCGAGGTCGGCGCGGACGTTGTTGCCGGTGTAGGTGGCGGCGTCGAGGATGCCCTGGGCCTTGGTGATGTCGCGGCGGAACGTGTAGACGTAGCTGCCGTCGCCGTTGTCAACCAGGGTGCCGATGCTGTCGGTGGTGGGCTTGGTCGGGCCGGCGGCCGTGGTGGTCGTCGGGTTGGACGTGACGATGTAGTTCATCCACTGGCCGCTGCCGTCGGCGCCCACCACCAGCTTGGCGATGGAGAGGGCGACGTTGGGGTAGCTGGCGTAGAGGGCCGTGGCGGACTTGGAGGTCCAGCCCAGGCCGGTCACGGGGGTGCCGTTGGCGTCCGTCACCTTGAAGGTCACGACGGGCTGGCCGTTCACGACGGCGGCCTTGGTGATCGTGCCGGTGAGGGCGAGGTTGGCCCACTGGTCCTGGGTCATGTTGGCGACGTTGGCGGTCGGGGTGGTCCCGTTGGTGCCGTTCGTGCCGTTGGTCCCGTTGGTGCCGTTGGTGCCGTTGCTGCCGTTCTGGCCGGCGGGGCCGGCGGCGCCGGTATCACCCTTCTCACCACGGCAGCCGACGAGGGCGAGGGCGATGACCGCGCTGGCGGCCAGGGCGCCCAACCTCTTCAGAGGTTTCATTTCCATGCTTTTTCCTCCTTGTTGAAAACGCATGATTGTTTCAATTGCGATGGAACTGCAGATCGGGATGTCGGGGATCATTCAAGTCGGGCACCTCCCTTGGGGGCTCAGCGTGCGATGGGGTTCGCAGGGTTGTTGGAAGCCGTCGGACTAGAGATTCGTGGTGTGGCAGAGGGTGCCGTTGAAGCAGCCCGGGGTGGTGCCCGCTGCCGCGGGGGGTTTGGGGGTGATGGAGGAGTGGGCGCCCAGGGCGTGGCACTTGGCGCATTCGGCCGCATTGCTGGGGTCGGTGCGGTCGTGGTTCGGGTTGCTGGGCGAGACGCCGCTGACCCAGGGCTTCGCGGGGTGCGGGGCCGTGGTGTGGCAGGCGGTGCAGGCGGGGGTGATGCCCACCGGGTTCGTGTACTGGTCCCCGTGGCAGCGGGTGCAGGCCACGAAGCTGGTGCGGAGCAGCCCGGTCAGCCCGTTGTCCTTGGGCTGCGCGCCGAGGCGCCCGTGCTGGCTGGCCTGGGCCCAGTCGGCGGGGTGGTGGGGGCCGTCGGGGTGGTGGCAGCCGAAGCAGCTGACCTTGGAGGTGCCGCCGGCCTGGGTCTTGTCCGTGGTGGAGCCGTGGCAGGGCTTGCAGCTGTCGGGGTTCATCAGGTAGTCCTTCCAGTGGGAGGACTGCCAGGTGGCGGGGTGCTGGCCGGTGGTCGGGTTCAGGGACGGCGCGTTGGTGGCGCTGGTGGAACAGCCCCAGAAGACCAGGGCCGCCGCCGCCGTGAGGAGGGTTTTGGCAATCAGACGCTGGTTCATGACGGGACCTCTACCGGTGGCAAGCACTGCACTTCTCGTTGTTGGCGCGGCCATGGCACTTGTAGCAGCCCGTGGGATCGATCTTCCCGTCGATGCGGTGCATGGTCAGGTAGCCGCCGCGGTGCGGGGAGACCCGGTCGGGACGGTTGCCCAGCTTGGTGGAGGCGGGCATGACGGTCTTGCCGCCGTGGCAGTCGGCGCAGAAGGACTGGGCGTGGCAGGTGGCGCACGTCGTGGCGTCCTGGGTGGCCTGGACCTTGTGGTCCTTGGCGAAGGCGGCCGTGTGGTTCAGGGACGCGTAGGTCTTCTGCGTGCTCTTCACCACTTCGGTGCCGTGGCACTCGGAGCAGGTGGGGCGCCCGTTGGGGAGCTCCTGGGGGTGGGTGCGGGCGAAGCTGGCTTCGGGAGAGACGAGGGCGCAGGCCGACATGATCCCGAGGCCGAGGGCGGCCGCGAGGAGGAGGATCTTCTTGTGCATCACTTGCCTCCCTTGAGGGCGAAGCCGAAGCGGTACTCGGCCCGGAGGAGGCCCATGACCTGCTTCTTGTAGAGGGCGGTGTCCTCGACGCTCAGATCCCCGGAGACCTTGAAGGACTTGGCGGCCTGGTAGCCCACGGAGCCCACGATGGCGGACTGGATGGCCTTGCCGTTGAGGGCGGGGTTGAGGGCGGCGTCCGTGAAGTGCAGCCGGATGCCGTCGAGGCTGGCCGAGAAGGGACCCTTCTCGTACATCACCCAGCCGCGCATCTCGCTGTGGCTGAGGCTGTAGGCCGGGGTGACGGAGTCGACGAGCGTCACGCGGAAGGCGACGGTCTTGTGGTAGGCGCCGCCGAACACGAGGTTGGCAGCGGGCACGTTCAGGCGGCCCTCGAGGCCGGCCCGGGTGGTGTACCCGTAGACTTCGCGCTCCGTGTGGCGCAGGTCCGCCGTCAGGGTGAGGGCGGAGACCGGCGCGTAGGTGACGGCGCCGCTGGTGGCGGTGTAGGTGCCCCGCTCGTTCTGGTTGAAGAGGGAGGGGAGCGTGCCGCCGGCGTAGTAGGAGTAGAAGTTGCGCTGGACGTAGCCGCCGGTGGCGGAGAGGTTCTCGAGGATGTGGAAGGTGCCCCGGAATTCCTGCTCGGCGACGCGCTTGCGGTCCTCGCCGGGGGCGGCGGCGGGATGGTTGGCCACGTCGAACACGGTGCGGCCCGTGAAGTCGAAGAAGGCCACCGGCGCCAGGGTCAGGTCGACGCCCACCTGGCGGCGGGAGTAGTCGACGGTGCGGGGGGTGGCCACGTCCAGGTCCTTGGCCGCGTTGGAGCCGTCCTGGAGGTAGGAGACGCCCAGCTCGCCCATGCGGGGGATCCGGTAGGACAGGCGGGCACCGGCCAGGAAGTTCTTCTGGAAGGTGATGTCGGCCTGGGGCAGGACGCCGTAGTTCTTGTAGATGACGGGAATGCCGCCGAAGGCCGAGATGGCGAAGCCGCCCTTGAGGTCCGTGCGGGCGTAGACGCCGTCCAGCTGCTCCACGCCCG
Encoded here:
- a CDS encoding TrmH family RNA methyltransferase; protein product: MITSRANPRYRDLRDRISQGGARRSHTLLLGAKLIEAWAAAPHASRLEPELWLRLEGAAPHPLEAGLGLPALVLGETLMRDLADAGSPPDQALLARLRPDPEGPLPDRVIVPWGIQDPGNLGAILRSAAAFGFGEALLGPGCADPFAPRALRGSMGAAFLMPLRRVPRLEPDGAAWLALDGGEGALPLAEAPLEGPLRLLVGNEGHGFRGADLPPGLIRVAIPTRGVESLNAAVAAGIACHETARRRGFRP
- a CDS encoding nitrilase-related carbon-nitrogen hydrolase, whose amino-acid sequence is MRGLRDAALVALAYLLANRFPAPSGWGYAEAAGAFLLPAAAFAALGRGRRAGWIFLGFLAGTAGGFHWVPEVMRSKGGLPWAGALGAGFLFWGYEAAGLLAVTLLGRLALRRGPAAGALAAAAGIVLWQAFAFHIYDFSFGASLGGVPWMARGAAFLGTHGLAALLWGLGAWSGFQAAAGAPWRRRLTAPCLLLALLAGLGGAWRLLPRGPEHRLDVVMVQPGYPPGVRLPLMEADMWRRTDAALRAASLPRPERATLVLWPESAVLGRDDRLASDRLREEARRRGVAWLYGTEGGPFNLVRGEAAGRPAFVQAKVLPMPFGERMPGPAPVRAWLDAQLGFYSAEPGDLGPGSSFAFPAPGGLLKAHPLICSEALVETRVARGLALAGGDLLTNHTNDGWFDRSPATDLHAAQVRLRAVETGLPLLRATLTGKSGLFRADGSWELWGGPMTEAAYAFPLAWRPVATPARAPWLVPALLALLGAALAAALVLPARGPAR
- a CDS encoding Crp/Fnr family transcriptional regulator; this translates as MDTPVWYQAPLFRTLAAPQRERLARIVTTRTLEPEAMLFMEQDPCTGFYVLVEGAIQLTRSSSVPGAHPTLAVVTPVNSFAEAALFGGEAFPATATAVKPSRVVHFPKAAFLGAMREDPDLALAIIHAQTLWLRRLIQKVEQLTASDSSDRLRSWVEEYVPRGGSFVLPVTKKTLAAQLGMTPETLSRGLRSMQDEGLLEVKGRVLRRGRS
- a CDS encoding RrF2 family transcriptional regulator, which produces MLFSTATGYALRALAAMPEDGTYSLAKDLASHLSLPGPYLAKILQSLAQEGILHSVRGPRGGFRLARPAHRITVGEVVEALEGIETMSGCVMGFAQCDNHDNPCPLHKAWNEVKAHMDASMTHVTIRDLQILDLQHHREHRELATVRR
- a CDS encoding ComEA family DNA-binding protein, with product MTRFPQLLLAATLALFAAAPAIAQEEEAPRAPVHKKTTKQAKPRKAPKKIPYEKRVDINKASREQILKVKGMTPTLVDRILRDRPYKTNAELITRSGFQRKDYDAVRGLIVCGQDLKAPAKPAPKK
- a CDS encoding OmcA/MtrC family decaheme c-type cytochrome, whose protein sequence is MKPLKRLGALAASAVIALALVGCRGEKGDTGAAGPAGQNGSNGTNGTNGTNGTNGTNGTTPTANVANMTQDQWANLALTGTITKAAVVNGQPVVTFKVTDANGTPVTGLGWTSKSATALYASYPNVALSIAKLVVGADGSGQWMNYIVTSNPTTTTAAGPTKPTTDSIGTLVDNGDGSYVYTFRRDITKAQGILDAATYTGNNVRADLGDVTYVDTLTHRVSLQIAGAFRGTGSNTADGSTSAQSAVNLKVPVNATYDFIPKTGAAITATDAGRTITTTQACNDCHTRLSTFHGGSRWDPNYCSICHTDQRKYGNAEATTTTGGYTGSTNKIANQAVGNMPQFIHRLHAGEILSKTGYNYAGIAFNETTYPMDHRNCVQCHDGSKSAQGDRWKTNPGRNACGACHDSIDWVLGTNHPGGSASDDKYCSQCHSASDIATVYHVAVVPPNPNNTWLGGTNANTNASYVAGITSNLPAGAIKPTWDLKSFTLNASSQPVFVFRFLQDGQRADFNTYSATGKTEFWDNFVGGPSFYVAMALPQDGIATPADYNATASTYFKNVWNGTATGTAAGTLTGPDTNGYYTLTMTGVKIPTTATMVTGGIGYTYGLTSTQPLTQTNVAGYAYNVEGKRQGGLSVPAPNVYKMGATSSTLLSTQVAARRAIVSNAKCNECHAALGVFTEKVYHAGQRNDAPTCVFCHNVNRVNSGWSVNIKDAIHAIHGAGKRVNKFSWEVSAGDYYWQVEYPAILNNCEACHVPGSYDFQNTASANALPNLLWSTVATGTTPATINAIVTGTETVPGTYYSPFVAANTAYGSGYSTNLATAATTNYTDAASTTLVNSPMVAACAGCHDTPVAIAHYKTNGGAFYEARATALLKVEQCALCHASGKTADVRTVHMTFK